A stretch of Vigna angularis cultivar LongXiaoDou No.4 chromosome 4, ASM1680809v1, whole genome shotgun sequence DNA encodes these proteins:
- the LOC108330597 gene encoding heavy metal-associated isoprenylated plant protein 26 — protein sequence MGALDHISELFDCSSGGSKLKKRKQLQTVEVKVKMDCEGCERKVKKAVEGMKGVNQVDVDRKANKVTVVGYVEASKVVARIAHRTGKKAELWPYVPYDVVEHPYAPGVYDKKAPSGYVRNTDASQYSHLARASSTEVRYTTAFSDENPAACVVM from the exons atgggTGCTCTGGATCACATCTCCGAGCTCTTCGACTGCTCCAGTGGCGGTTCGAAACTGAAGAAGCGCAAGCAGTTGCAG ACGGTGGAGGTGAAAGTGAAGATGGACTGCGAAGGATGCGAGAGGAAAGTGAAGAAAGCAGTGGAGGGGATGAAAGGCGTGAACCAGGTGGACGTGGATCGGAAGGCCAACAAAGTCACGGTGGTGGGCTACGTGGAGGCCTCTAAGGTGGTGGCCCGCATCGCTCACCGCACAGGTAAGAAAGCAGAGCTCTGGCCATACGTTCCCTACGACGTCGTTGAGCACCCCTACGCACCCGGGGTGTACGATAAGAAAGCCCCATCCGGCTACGTGCGAAACACCGATGCCTCTCAGTATTCCCATCTCGCACGTGCCAGCTCCACCGAGGTCCGCTACACCACCGCCTTCAGCGACGAGAACCCCGCCGCTTGTGTCGTTATGTGA
- the LOC108330940 gene encoding probable BOI-related E3 ubiquitin-protein ligase 3, which produces MAIEAQFYGSNNLMVCFNSQPYKHNLQQPGQQQWLHQARQMTQTASLVDPIFSSFSNSNAQINAFHKYNHNGQPLASYPQRFATQLDEQREIDHYIRSQNEKLRVFLQEQRKQHMAELLKKTELNALHLLRQKDEEIVEATKKTRELKEFLRRLEVEKESWRKVAEENEAMVLCLHNNIERMKERAVHGMTSEDAESCCDDNVGITASMGEGTGEKRERHGGVGEVEETRKKTMDCKRCNSQKSCFMFLPCRHLCSCKTCEPFLQVCPVCSTPKKSSIETLIV; this is translated from the exons ATGGCAATCGAAGCGCAGTTTTATGGTTCAAACAATTTGATGGTGTGTTTCAATTCTCAACCATATAAGCATAATCTGCAGCAACCTGGGCAACAACAATGGCTACACCAAGCTAGGCAGATGACTCAAACCGCGTCTCTTGTTGATCccatcttttcttccttttccaattCAAATGCCCAGATCAATGCTTTTCACAAGTACAATCATAACGGTCAACCTTTAGCCTCCTATCCTCAAAGATTCGCTACTCAACTTGATGAACAGAGAGAGATCGATCACTATATCAGATCTCAG AATGAAAAGTTGAGAGTTTTTCTGCAAGAGCAAAGAAAACAGCATATGGCGGAGTTATTGAAGAAGACGGAATTGAATGCTCTTCATTTACTGAGAcagaaagatgaagagatagTGGAAGCAACGAAGAAAACGAGGGAGTTGAAAGAGTTTTTGAGAAGGTTGGAGGTAGAGAAGGAATCGTGGAGAAAGGTGGCAGAGGAAAACGAGGCCATGGTATTGTGTCTTCATAACAACATAGAACGGATGAAAGAAAGAGCGGTGCATGGAATGACATCGGAGGATGCAGAGTCGTGTTGCGACGATAACGTGGGAATCACAGCATCGATGGGGGAAGGAacaggagaaaagagagagaggcaTGGTGGGGTAGGAGAAGTTGAAGAAACTAGGAAAAAGACAATGGATTGCAAACGTTGTAATTCTCAAAAATCGTGTTTTATGTTTCTTCCTTGCAGGCATCTCTGTTCGTGTAAAACTTGTGAGCCTTTTCTACAAGTTTGTCCTGTCTGTAGTACACCCAAAAAGTCTAGCATAGAGACTttaattgtatga
- the LOC108330612 gene encoding chloroplast protein FOR GROWTH AND FERTILITY 2 — protein MDRLLSSPSPSSFNTFNKSFSFLTPFQSATARINLSPLARSDLKRVTSICCKNENPSLFSSSTPFLASSKHPNSFPSISSSPDRFPPEPHSLNQIKTVNFQKPKAIPARILITLSALALILIQPAIAPAAFATFQTAAKTGGPAAAAVGGKLIQSELLSSGWTGFLAGCLHTLSGPDHLAALAPLSIGRTRMESAAVGALWGCGHDAGQVLFGLIFLILKDQLHIEIIRTWGTRVVGLTLLIIGAMGIREASEVHTPRVALESGECDVNVYESVDNPTVGKKKIGFATFATGIVHGLQPDALMMVLPALALPSRLAGAAFLIMFLIGTVIAMGSYTVFIGSCSQALKDRVPRITEKLTWASSLIAIALGLAIIVSQFFGFSLY, from the exons ATGGACAGGCTTCTATCATCGCCTTCACCTTCTTCCTTCAATACTTTCAACAAATCTTTCTCATTTCTCACTCCATTTCAATCTGCAACTGCAAGAATCAATTTATCTCCTTTAGCACGTTCCGACTTGAAGAGGGTCACCTCAATTTGTTGCAAGAATGAAAACCCTTCTCTTTTTTCATCTTCAACTCCCTTTCTTGCATCTTCCAAACACCCCAATAGTTTCCCATCCATTTCCTCTTCTCCAGATCGCTTCCCACCGGAACCCCATTCTCTCAATCAAATCAAAACAGTGAATTTCCAAAAGCCAAAG GCAATACCAGCTCGGATTCTTATCACACTCTCTGCTCTTGCTTTGATCTTAATCCAACCTGCTATTGCACCAGCAGCTTTTGCAACCTTTCAAACTGCTGCGAAGACTGGTGGTCCTGCTGCAGCTGCCGTGGGTGGAAAATTAATCCAAAGTGAGCTCCTAAGTAGTGGTTGGACTGGTTTCTTAGCTGGGTGCTTGCACACACTATCAGGGCCTGACCACCTGGCCGCCTTGGCTCCATTGTCAATTGGTCGAACCCGAATGGAGAGTGCTGCTGTTGGAGCCCTTTGGGGTTGTGGTCATGATGCTGGTCAGGTTCTTTTtgggttaatatttttaatcctgAAGGATCAACTCCATATTGAAATTATCCGAACATGGGGCACTAGAGTGGTGGGTCTAACCCTGCTAATAATTGGTGCCATGGGAATTAGAGAAGCTTCAGAAGTACATACCCCGCGTGTTGCTTTAGAAAGTGGTGAATGTGATGTGAACGTGTATGAATCAGTCGATAATCCAACAGTAGGGAAAAAGAAGATTGGATTTGCTACTTTTGCCACTGGAATAGTTCATGGACTGCAACCGGATGCATTGATGATGGTGTTGCCTGCCCTTGCTCTGCCCTCTCGTTTAGCAGGTGCTGCGTTTCTCATCATGTTCTTAATTGGAACTGTGATTGCCATGGGAAGCTATACTGTGTTTATAGGTTCGTGTAGCCAGGCACTGAAAGATAGAGTACCTAGGATAACCGAGAAACTCACTTGGGCTTCTTCCCTTATTGCAATAGCCCTTGGATTGGCTATCATTGTTAGCCAGTTTTTTGGGTTTAGTTTGTATTAA